A genome region from Trichoderma asperellum chromosome 7, complete sequence includes the following:
- a CDS encoding uncharacterized protein (EggNog:ENOG41), which yields MAPLVFLVTGATSGIGAALAQHILLRGDKVIASGRKVEERLGHLKSTSDNIALLELDITAGITEVRAQIQKAWNIFGHIDVLMNNAGMSAAKTVEDADDAYVQNMFQVNVFGQMHTTQAILPLFRAQGHGCIAFTSSSSSWMALPAMSHYSMTKAALSAFAESLHKEVCDLGIRSVAFDCGGFVTNLMQPREGDHAVPPSEITEAYKPLLAEFLGVFATDPMGLMPGDPAKAASTMVDVVKREGVAAGRPWATRIVLGSDSFDGAKHRREEELKLLKVWEPVSVSTDGRKYVPREDFRKYTIVTGVQL from the exons ATGGCCCCTCTTGTCTTCCTCGTTACAGGCGCCACATCTGGCATAGGAGCTGCCTTGGCACAGCACATTCTCCTTCGTGGGGATAAAGTCATTGCGAGTGGTAGAAAGGTTGAAGAACGACTTGGCCATCTAAAGTCCACATCAGATAACATCGCGCTTCTGGAACTTGATATAACCGCTGGAATCACAGAGGTTAGGGCTCAAATACAGAAAGCGTGGAACATATTTGGACACATTGATGTGCTGATGAACAACGCTGGCATGTCGGCTGCAAAAACTGTTGAAGATGCAGA TGATGCATACGTGCAAAATATGTTCCAAGTCAATGTCTTTGGACAGATGCATACAACTCAGGCTATATTGCCCTTATTCCGTGCTCAGGGTCATGGCTGTATTGCATTTACTTCCTCCAGCTCTAGCTGGATGGCTCTGCCGGCAATGTCTCACTACTCAATGACAAAAGCAGCTCTTAGTGCTTTCGCAGAAAGTCTTCACAAAGAGGTCTGCGACTTGGGTATCCGAAGCGTCGCATTCGATTGTGGCGGTTTTGTCACCAACCTTATGCAACCCCGAGAAGGAGACCATGCTGTACCCCCTTCCGAGATTACAGAGGCATACAAACCCCTTCTTGCAGAATTCCTTGGCGTCTTTGCAACCGATCCCATGGGACTTATGCCGGGGGATCCTGCAAAGGCTGCGTCTACAATGGTTGATGTAGTTAAAAGAGAAGGTGTCGCAGCCGGTCGGCCATGGGCTACTCGCATTGTATTAGGCTCGGATTCGTTTGATGGTGCAAAACACCGGCGAGAGGAAGAGCTGAAATTGCTCAAGGTTTGGGAACCTGTTAGTGTGAGCACTGATGGACGAAAATATGTACCCAGAGAGGATTTTCGGAAGTACACCATTGTAACCGGCGTACAGCTTTAA
- a CDS encoding uncharacterized protein (EggNog:ENOG41) produces MDENADYVDASSREMRKISDHDFVCGKYELCFQLVPNISSEMDESRNHTSAPAHRAKKMRKGTRSCTECRRRKTRCIYSPGDRDCALCKSRGARCIEQGSEGSSSSESKPNSLRKHHDNERRSKIRAGSSIDQPDNLFEDAETSDLILPEKIDSAPIVSLLINAKLSKLAEIETAESSVLLSTGSESTYPRLSDRGQNLRLSFDDPLGSKSARICSTLRSILPNYDTIRSVLAAKGSWWNSFRQKAYAISEAPSQTIEAFAKRTYTSSNPADVGALAIAFARSLNKHRYMFTLVDELVISDITYTATIEGLECLILLAKSYTDCGQPKRSWLVWKKGIAAIQLMGICIGNNYSGTELRLWSAVYHGDRFSSMLLGLPYGLNDNHYQSAITAPGMSQGFYFVLNCAVISGKIIDRNLTPSKPSYAKAIELDEELESIASSLSKDWWMIPNDLGQSLQPLESDNLREQLLQQLYFFWVKLYLHLPFLVDSSVGSPHYFSRMACIESAKQILRRYRVLRYRNKSGNCLFECQTTDFACFTAAVVLLVGTFHCSAEGLSPNVEEDLELVAATDKILLDEEVKSDCKVAAQCRKVLEMLSLKGPEPSDEYREVVIPYFGAVIRKRSRHTQSINSRNLLQSVGYNVDENSVPPPRPAPPPLPYYSADPGANVPVVENPWSLNGFSLQYISHRGLDRANLGGFMGGAEVGSAQDEFHCASAAMEWDPGWNVLTDIDWDLMPGIDETVS; encoded by the exons ATGGACGAAAATGCGGACTACGTGGATGCGAGCAGCAGAGAGATGAGGAAGATTTCCGATCAC GATTTCGTCTGCGGTAAATACGAGCTTTGCTTTCAACTCGTACCAAACATTTCATCCGAGATGGATGAATCTCGAAATCATACAAGCGCGCCCGCTCATCgagcgaagaagatgcgGAAGGGAACCCGAAGCTGTACTGAAT GTAGAAGACGTAAAACACGGTGTATTTATTCGCCCGGAGATCGCGACTGCGCCTTGTGCAAATCGCGTGGTGCCCGCTGTATTGAACAAGGTAGCGAAGGTTCGAGCTCTTCGGAATCGAAGCCAAATAGTCTTCGTAAACACCATGATAATGAGAGAAGATCCAAAATCCGAGCTGGATCTTCTATTGATCAGCCCGATAATCTCTTTGAAGATGCGGAGACATCCGATCTCATACTGCCAGAAAAGATCGACTCTGCACCGATCGTGTCCTTGCTAATCAATGCCAAG CTTTCTAAATTAGCAGAAATCGAAACGGCCGAGTCTTCCGTTTTGCTGTCAACGGGTAGCGAATCGACTTACCCTCGACTTTCAGACAGAGGTCAAAATCTGCGACTTTCTTTTGATGACCCTCTCGGTAGCAAATCCGCACGTATATGCTCCACTTTACGTTCAATTCTACCGAACTATGACACGATAAGGTCTGTCTTAGCTGCGAAGGGGTCGTGGTGGAACAGCTTCCGTCAAAAAGCATACGCCATTTCTGAAGCCCCGTCTCAGACAATCGAGGCCTTTGCAAAGCGAACTTATACAAGCAGCAACCCGGCCGATGTAGGTGCTCTCGCCATTGCATTTGCGAGGAGCTTAAATAAGCACCGTTATATGTTTACCCTTGTAGATGAACTTGTAATCTCAGATATTACCTATACAGCAACTATAGAAGGCTTGGAATGCCTGATACTGCTTGCTAAATCGTATACTGATTGCGGCCAGCCAAAAAGATCATGGCTTGTATGGAAGAAGGGCATAGCTGCAATTCAGCTGATG GGCATATGCATTGGAAACAACTATTCTGGGACAGAGCTGAGGCTCTGGTCTGCAGTTTATCATGGCGATCGATTTAGTAGTATGCTACTAGGCCTGCCTTATGGGCTGAACGACAACCATTATCAATCTGCTATTACAGCACCCGGAATGTCCCAAGGATTTTATTTCGTTCTCAACTGTGCAGTCATTTCCGGAAAGATAATTGATCGAAATTTGACTCCCAGCAAGCCTTCTTACGCGAAAGCGATAGAGCTGGATGAAGAATTGGAATCGATCGCGTCGTCCCTATCCAAGGATTGGTGGATGATCCCGAATGATCTAGGACAATCACTACAGCCACTCGAGTCTGACAATCTCAGAGAACAGCTATTACAGCAATTATACTTCTTTTGGGTCAAGCTATATCTTCACTTGCCATTTTTAGTAGACTCATCGGTGGGTTCACCCCATTACTTTAGCAGAATGGCTTGTATAGAATCGGCAAAACAGATCTTGAGGAGATATCGGGTTTTGCGCTACAGGAACAAGTCGGGCAACTGTTTATTCGAATGCCAGACAACGGATTTTGCTTGTTTCACTGCCGCTGTAGTTCTTCTTGTTGGGACTTTCCATTGCAGCGCTGAAGGTCTGTCGCCAAACGTCGAAGAAGATCTGGAGCTGGTGGCCGCTACCGACAAGATTTTACTCGATGAAGAGGTCAAGAGCGACTGCAAAGTTGCAGCACAGTGTCGAAAGGTGCTTGAAATGCTCAGTTTGAAAGGGCCCGAGCCATCGGACGAATACCGGGAAGTTGTGATACCGTATTTTGGCGCAGTGATTCGCAAACGTTCTCGCCACACACAGTCCATTAATTCCCGGAATCTATTGCAATCAGTCGGCTATAACGTTGATGAAAACTCTGTCCCGCCTCCTCggcctgctcctcctcctcttccttattATTCAGCCGATCCAGGAGCTAATGTCCCGGTTGTGGAAAATCCATGGAGTTTAAATGGATTTTCGCTACAGTATATTAGCCATCGCGGACTTGACCGGGCCAATCTCGGCGGGTTTATGGGAGGCGCCGAAGTGGGGTCCGCTCAAGATGAGTTCCATTGCGCCTCGGCAGCAATGGAGTGGGACCCAGGTTGGAACGTTCTCACCGACATCGACTGGGACCTGATGCCCGGCATTGATGAAACTGTCTCCTGA
- a CDS encoding uncharacterized protein (TransMembrane:1 (o540-560i)~EggNog:ENOG41) has product MEPKTSPSDSIPDRDSQAATQPTHRRARTRARISAACVRCQKRKIRCDGILPACTGCQKAGVRCVDGGTSREIPRNYLTDLESRVSWLESIVRDRCPDVDLSSGPGRPSQAKAASTGRGQYSTRHNSKDSPEETSPHEITEQMSLVSISGGSDLRYLGPSSGLFFTKFVLAGLAHVADIETVNLRGTGCNENDGLLPGDLVDLQAKDFPNDKRQTLFLTQIYLDSVHLQFPFLHEPTLLGIIDRIYNGEILDPLEEFHVFMVLAIGATIYGRRSRRHMLGEGYYASALQRLDTVFRTPSLATCQCLLLLEMYTLHDPSSGLNLWTLHYHSLASCLELGLHRDVRNPRHFNPLQVELRTRIFWCTYAMNRQLCTTMGRPLGFFDEQCELRMPLDVNDDELTEEGVRPSPRPPGSLTTMTSAIHLFKYARLSSEIKTVIFCTDRSYPPYVTPAVHDMSAWRTDVISRVRKWRQEIPKHAEGERMSYLNDLCEIRYHELMMLILRPNPVFQRPTKVDMGECFSSAIACSKLYAKLYGENQLRYGWLTVHSLFLCIMTLFYCVWTPDSIAEQVNFDCLTQSLKAASDVLSATGEYWPEAKRSRDVLDRIFSATMRRFSPRQDYPKGVPLLSPSDSQPGSAAPSTGMTDGTSISSQSGNSPYGDGLVSTIDGFVASADAMLAPGEGLLPHGEPTLGSQPLSLADLPDMTAEFPAYPTTTLDSFVSTDWLSYFMNAEDFGGMGMMDDSFGGLGGLDLVTDMSGWYQGDMSVLR; this is encoded by the exons ATGGAGCCAAAAACCAGTCCCAGCGACTCGATTCCAGACCGCGATTCACAAGCAGCCACTCAACCCACTCACAGAAGAGCGAGGACTCGTGCTCGGATAAGCGCAGCCTGTGTGAGATGTCAAAAGAGGAAGATTCGG TGTGATGGAATTTTACCAGCATGCACAGGTTGCCAGAAGGCCGGCGTCCGGTGTGTGGATGGCGGTACCTCGCGTGAGATACCTCGAAA CTATCTGACGGACCTTGAATCGCGAGTTTCATGGCTGGAATCTATTGTTCGTGATAGATGTCCAGATGTCGACCTCAGCTCAGGGCCGGGAAGGCCATCACAAGCCAAGGCAGCATCGACTGGCCGTGGGCAATATTCCACGCGCCATAATTCTAAAGACTCCCCAGAAGAGACTTCACCTCATGAGATAACGGAGCAAATGAGTCTCGTATCAATTTCTGGTGGCTCAGACCTTCGATACTTGGGCCCCTCCagcggcctcttcttcaccaaaTTCGTGCTTGCAGGCTTAGCGCATGTTGCAGATATTGAGACAGTAAACCTTCGCGGCACCGGCTGCAACGAAAACGACGGGCTCTTGCCAGGAGACTTGGTTGATCTGCAAGCGAAAGATTTCCCAAATGACAAGAGACAAACCCTATTCCTCACTCAGATATACCTCGACTCCGTTCACCTCCAGTTTCCTTTCTTGCACGAGCCCACTCTCCTTGGCATTATTGACCGGATTTACAATGGTGAAATCCTGGATCCCCTGGAAGAGTTCCACGTATTTATGGTACTGGCAATCGGAGCCACGATTTATGGTCGGCGCTCGCGGCGGCATATGCTGGGCGAAGGGTATTATGCTTCTGCTTTGCAGCGTCTGGATACTGTTTTTAGAACGCCGTCCCTCGCCACCTGCCAATGCCTTTTATTGCTGGAGATGTATACTCTCCATGACCCATCCTCAGGGCTGAATCTCTGGACTCTTCACTACCATTCGCTGGCCTCATGCTTGGAACTGGGCTTGCATCGCGACGTTCGGAATCCTCGCCACTTTAATCCTCTCCAAGTCGAACTACGCACGAGAATCTTTTGGTGCACGTATGCTATGAACCGGCAGCTCTGTACCACAATGGGGCGTCCGCTAGGCTTTTTCGACGAGCAATGTGAATTAAGA ATGCCGTTGGACGTGAACGACGACGAGTTGACCGAGGAAGGAGTTAGGCCTTCCCCGAGACCTCCTGGAAGCCTTACAACCATGACAAGCGCAATTCATCTTTTCAAATACGCCAGACTCAGCTCTGAAATCAAAACTGTTATATTTTGTACCGATCGAAGCTATCCGCCGTATGTAACTCCCGCCGTTCACGACATGTCGGCATGGCGCACGGACGTGATCAGCCGCGTGCGAAAATGGCGACAAGAGATCCCCAAGCATGCTGAAGGCGAGCGCATGTCTTACTTGAATGATCTCTGTGAAATCCGATACCACGAACTGATGATGCTTATCCTGCGCCCCAATCCTGTGTTTCAACGGCCAACGAAAGTGGATATGGGCGAATGTTTCAGCAGCGCTATTGCATGCAGCAAACTCTACGCGAAACTATATGGCGAGAATCAGCTGCGCTACGGATGGCTTACCGTCCACTCATTATTTTTATGTATTATGACGCTCTTCTATTGCGTCTGGACGCCAGACAGCATTGCCGAACAGGTTAATTTTGACTGCCTGACCCAGTCTCTGAAGGCAGCGTCGGATGTTCTCAGTGCGACTGGAGAGTACTGGCCCGAGGCAAAGCGGAGCCGGGACGTCTTGGATCGAATCTTCTCAGCGACCATGAGACGATTTTCTCCGCGACAAGACTATCCAAAGGGGGTACCATTGTTATCGCCATCGGATTCTCAGCCTGGCAGCGCCGCGCCATCAACGGGCATGACTGATGGCACTAGCATCTCGTCCCAGTCTGGGAATAGTCCATATGGAGACGGACTTGTCTCCACGATAGATGGATTTGTCGCTTCGGCGGATGCAATGCTTGCTCCGGGAGAAGGATTACTGCCTCATGGCGAACCGACGCTGGGCTCGCAGCCGCTGTCTCTCGCAGACCTTCCGGATATGACTGCCGAGTTCCCTGCTTATCCGACCACGACGTTGGATTCGTTCGTGTCGACAGACTGGCTGTCGTATTTCATGAATGCGGAAGACTTTGGAGGCATGGGCATGATGGATGATAGCTTTGGGGGCTTGGGTGGGTTGGATTTAGTAACGGATATGTCTGGATGGTACCAGGGGGACATGAGCGTATTGCGATGA
- a CDS encoding uncharacterized protein (EggNog:ENOG41) has product MALPQTMKAVVFGGPRSVSVQDRPVPQIQDDEDIIIKVSATALCGSELHVYRGHERPQPGFIMGHEFTGTVVAIGSAVKSVAVGDKVVTPFTASCGKCFYCLNGASARCEKGLLFGSTKLDGGQAEYVRVPFADGTTHKAPPSISDEALILMADIFPTGFFGVKSALSLAPPTLNIHESTMVVIGCGPVGLCAIVAAAELKPKHLFAIDSVDSRLNQAKQLGAEPLNFVKDKAGMTARIREVTEGRGADLVVEVVGLSPALRTAFDLVRPFGCISSIGVHNAEIPWSGNEAYGKNIRLQMGRCPVRSIFSEALALFEKKQHLFGFMFENTMPLQEAVQGYTLFDEMKVQKVVFKP; this is encoded by the exons ATGGCATTGCCTCAAACAATGAAGGCCGTCGTCTTCGGCGGGCCCCGCAGTGTGTCCGTCCAAGATCGGCCAGTGCCTCAAA TtcaagatgacgaagacatCATTATCAAAGTCAGCGCGACTGCTCTCTGTGGCTC CGAGCTGCACGTTTATCGCGGCCATGAACGGCCGCAACCTGGATTCATTATGGGGCATGAATTCACAGGAACTGTTGTAGCCATAGGCTCAGCTGTTAAGTCAGTTGCAGTGGGTGACAAGGTTGTAACTCCGTTTACCGCATCATG CGGCAAATGCTTTTACTGCCTCAATGGCGCTTCTGCACGCTGTGAGAAAGGGTTGCTCTTTGGCTCAACCAAGCTCGACGGTGGCCAAGCCGAATACGTCCGTGTGCCTTTTGCAGACGGCACTACGCACAAAGCACCGCCCTCGATCTCTGACGAAGCTCTTATTCTAATGGCAGACATCTTCCCCACTGGCTTTTTCGGCGTCAAGTCTGCACTCAGTCTTGCCCCTCCAACTCTCAATATACATGAATCCACCATGGTTGTTATTGGATGTGGCCCTGTTGGTTTATGTGCGATTGTTGCAGCAGCCGAATTGAAGCCTAAGCATCTATTTGCTATTGATAGCGTGGATAGTAGACTCAATCAAGCGAAGCAACTCGGCGCCGAGCCTCTTAATTTTGTCAAGGACAAAGCAGGAATGACGGCTAGAATCCGGGAGGTTACAGAAGGAAGAGGCGCCGACTTGGTCGTTGAGGTTGTTGGACTTTCACCAGCATTAAGGACAGCGTTTGATCTTGTGAGGCCTTTTGGATGTATTAGTAGCATTGGTGTTCACAATGCGGAG ATTCCATGGTCAGGCAATGAAGCGTATGG CAAGAATATTCGTTTACAGATGGGTCGATGCCCTGTTCGCAGCATTTTTTCAGAGGCTCTCGCTCTatttgagaagaagcagcatctCTTTGG ATTCATGTTTGAAAACACTATGCCGCTTCAAGAAGCTGTTCAGGGCTATACACTATTTGACGAGATGAAGGTACAGAAAGTTGTCTTCAAGCCATAG
- a CDS encoding uncharacterized protein (MEROPS:MER0001728), with protein MAAKTPSDERKMLNGQGSVKVISTAHTNGSATGNAAEQSGEDSDDDPDQHTIEVAAATGEGGDMKKPKNKKKKNKRKKKAVQTDPPSILVSKLFPNNNYPKGEEVEYKDENLYRTTYEEKRHLDNINNDFLSDYRQAAETHRQVRQWAQKNIKPGQSLTEIANGIEDSVRRLLGHDGLTEGDSIIAGMGFPTGVNIDEIAAHFSPNAGDKTVLGQNNVLKVDIGVHVNGRIVDSAFTMAFDHKYDNLLAAVKDATNTGVREAGIDVRLGEIGGYVQETMESYECEIDGTTYPIKSIRNIGGHSILPYRIHGTKSIPAVKSDDITKMEEGDIFAIETFGSTGNGWVYDHGDVSHYALRSDAPKVDLRLSSAKSLLNVIKKNFHTVPFCRRYLDRIGQEKYLLGLNTLVKSGIVEDYPPLVDKKGSYSAQFEHTILLRPTVKEVISRGDDY; from the exons ATGGCTGCCAAAACACCTTCTGATGAGCGAAAGATGCTCAATG GCCAAGGATCTGTAAAGGTCATCAGCACCGCTCACACCAATGGATCCGCTACAGGAAACGCTGCGGAGCAGTCTGGTGAAGATTCGGATGATGATCCAGATCAACATACTATTGAAGTCGCGGCTGCCACCGGTGAGGGTGGTGACAtgaagaagccgaagaataaaaaaaagaagaacaagaggaagaagaaggctgttcAAACGGATCCTCCATCGATCCTTGTATCGAAATTATTCCCAAACAATAACTATCCAAAGGGCGAAGAGGTCGAATATAAAGATGAGAATTTGTATCGCACTACTTACGAAGAAAAGCGTCATTTAGATAACATTAACAACGACTTCCTCTCTGATTACCGCCAGGCAGCCGAAACGCATCGCCAGGTCCGCCAATGGGCgcaaaagaatattaagCCCGGCCAGAGCCTCACTGAAATTGCCAACGGCATTGAAGATAGCGTTCGGCGACTCTTGGGGCATGACGGCTTAACTGAAGGGGATTCGATTATTGCCGGCATGGGTTTCCCGACCGGCGTGAATATCGATGAGATTGCGGCTCATTTTAGTCCAAATGCAGGTGATAAGACTGTGCTTGGGCAAAATAACGTGTTAAAAGTTGATATTGGCGTGCATGTCAACGGTCGCATTGTCGACAGCGCCTTTACAATGGCGTTTGATCATAAATATGATAACCTTCTTGCAGCTGTGAAAGACGCTACGAATACTGGCGTCCGCGAGGCAGGAATTGATGTTCGTCTTGGCGAGATAGGTGGTTATGTCCAAGAAACCATGGAAAGTTACGAATGTGAGATTGACGGTACGACTTATCCGATTAAATCGATTCGCAATATAGGAGGCCACAGCATCTTACCATATCGCATCCATGGTACCAAAAGCATCCCGGCTGTAAAATCGGACGACATTaccaagatggaagaggGTGATATCTTTGCCATCGAGACTTTTGGTAGTACTGGTAATGGCTGGGTATACGACCATGGAGACGTCTCTCATTACGCTCTCCGCAGCGATGCACCAAAGGTAGACTTACGTCTCTCTTCGGCCAAGTCACTCTTGAATGTTATCAAGAAGAATTTTCACACCGTTCCATTTTGCCGACGATACTTGGATAGAATCGGCCAGGAAAAGTATCTACTTGGT CTTAATACCCTTGTGAAGAGTGGTATAGTTGAAGACTACCCGCCTTTGGTTGATAAAAAAGGGTCGTATTCGGCCCAATTCGAGCAT ACTATCTTGCTCAGACCTACCGTAAAGGAGGTCATTAGCCGCGGAGACGATTACTGA
- a CDS encoding uncharacterized protein (EggNog:ENOG41), which produces MSSTDNTSPPMADQGLSANTQSPPDRNKKKRIRNWTADDRAAHRVFERSRREAFKERLTTLASLIPSLRSTDPNRLSKHVVIDQSVALHKAEQQKIAESDQKIHRLAAERDELLSELNTWRLNAGLEVHQARVIADDPEAASIPIMGEVDASMLRTSISSIGIGEEQGVTGSGPIYLEEQSSFTPTEHELPPEAVLVPAAETELPPTSTSTNTGIPWMPPEMNFSIPNSIPINREFPADALNKSPSYTHLPMTYGMATNDLDEETLHFNTAMMHMADPSSFHNDTYIYNR; this is translated from the exons ATGTCATCCACAGACAACACTTCGCCTCCCATGGCAGATCAGGGCTTGTCGGCGAACACACAGTCGCCGCCCGAcagaaataagaagaagcgcaTTAGGAACTGGACCGCAGATGACCGCGCAGCACATCGAGTGTTTGAGAGATCTCGACGGGAAGCGTTCAAAGAACGATTGACC ACGCTTGCGAGCCTTATACCATCACTGCGATCAACCGACCCGAACAGACTTTCCAAACACGTTGTAATCGACCAAAGCGTTGCGCTTCACAAAGCCGAGCAGCAGAAAATAGCCGAGTCTGACCAGAAGATTCATCGCCTCGCAGCCGAACGCGATGAGCTCCTCTCTGAGCTAAATACATGGCGGTTGAATGCTGGTCTTGAAGTCCATCAAGCCCGAGTTATAGCTGATGATCCTGAGGCTGCCTCAATACCAATAATGGGCGAGGTAGACGCTTCGATGCTGAGAACTAGCATTTCATCTATTGGAATCGGCGAAGAGCAGGGAGTAACGGGCAGCGGCCCAATATATCTGGAAGAACAATCTTCATTTACGCCTACAGAACATGAGCTTCCACCTGAAGCAGTCTTAGTTCCGGCAGCCGAGACGGAACTGCcaccaacatcaacatcaaccAACACAGGAATTCCATGGATGCCTCCTGAGATGAATTTCTCTATTCCCAACTCGATCCCTATAAATAGAGAGTTTCCCGCTGATGCACTCAATAAATCGCCATCCTACACTCACCTACCAATGACGTATGGCATGGCCACCAATGATCTGGATGAAGAAACTCTACATTTCAACACAGCAATGATGCACATGGCTGATCCATCATCATTCCACAATGACacatatatttataatcGGTGA